Proteins co-encoded in one Medicago truncatula cultivar Jemalong A17 chromosome 8, MtrunA17r5.0-ANR, whole genome shotgun sequence genomic window:
- the LOC25502164 gene encoding high mobility group B protein 6, with protein MADVVAEIPIPTKKSRGSRKALKEKPSTNDANIIAGEATISPISENLSNPKKGKAASKKQQNPKERSFEQDLLEMQEKMEQLRLEKEKTEELLKAKDEILKQKDEELENRGKELKKLQKLKEFKPTMNLPMVKDKEQEKKEKKKNGCPEKKRPSSAYMLWVKDQWHEVKKENPEAEFKDISNILGTKWKTVSEEEKKPYEEKYQAEKEAYLQVITKEKREIEAMKLLEEEQKQKTAMELLEQFMQFKQDAEKESKKNKKEKDPLKPKHPMSAFFLFTNDRRAAILADNKGILEVSKITAEEWKNMTEEQKRPYEEIAKKNREQYAQEMEAYKQKKDEEAANLMKEEEEHMKLQKHEALQLLKKKEKTENMIKETKLNRQKKKHNKEEKNSDPNRPKRPASSYILFSKEARKSILEERPGVGGNMLNTLISMKWKDMSEEDKQLWNGKASEAMDAYKKEMEEYNKSIVAKLEQKTNE; from the exons ATGGCCGACGTAGTTGCCGAGATCCCCATCCCCACAAAGAAATCAAGAGGAAGCAGAAAGGCTCTCAAGGAGAAACCATCGACCAATGATGCCAACATCATAGCTGGGGAGGCAACTATTTCTCCCATTTCTGAGAATCTTTCTAACCCTAAGAAGGGTAAAGCTGCatcaaagaaacaacaaaatccAAAGGAACGATCTTTCGAGCAAGATTTGCTCGAGATGCAGGAAAAGATGGAGCAGTTGCGTCTCGAGAAAGAGAAGACCGAGGAGCTGTTGAAAGCCAAAGATGAGATCTTGAAGCAAAAGGATGAAGAACTCGAGAATCGTGGCAAGGAGCTTAAGAAATTGCAGAAATTGAAAGAATTCAAACCCACCATG AATTTGCCTATGGTGAAAGACAAGGAACaagagaagaaggaaaagaaaaagaatgggTGCCCTGAGAAGAAAAGGCCTTCCTCAGCATACATGTTATGGGTCAAAGATCAATGGCATGAG GTTAAGAAGGAAAATCCAGAGGCAGAATttaaggacatttcaaacattttGGGGACTAAATGGAAGACAGTTagtgaagaagagaagaagccTTATGAGGAGAAATACCAAGCTGAAAAAGAGGCTTATTTGCAAGTAATTACAAAGGAAAAACGTGAAATTGAGGCAATGAAACTCTTAGAAGAGGAACAGAAGCAGAAGACTGCTAtggaattgcttgaacagtttatgCAATTCAAACAAGATGCAGAAAAGGAGAGCAAGAAGAACAAGAAAGAGAAGGATCCATTGAAACCAAAGCATCCTATGTCAGCTTTTTTCCTGTTTACTAATGATAGAAGAGCAGCTATTCTTGCAGACAACAAGGGTATCTTGGAG GTTTCCAAGATAACGGCTGAAGAGTGGAAAAACATGACAGAAGAACAAAAAAGGCCTTATGAAGAG ATTGCAAAGAAGAACAGGGAGCAATATGCTCAAGAAATGGAGGCTTACAAACAGAAGAAAGATGAGGAGGCTGCAAATCTTATGAAGGAAGAGGAAGAACATATGAAACTTCAGAAACATGAAGCCTTGCAATTGctcaagaaaaaggaaaaaactgaAAACATGATCAAGGAAACAAAATTGAATCGGCAGAAGAAGAAACATAACAAGGAAGAAAAGAATTCTGATCCAAACAGGCCTAAAAGACCTGCATCCTCGTATATTCTTTTCAG CAAAGAAGCAAGGAAGAGTATACTGGAGGAACGTCCAGGAGTAGGAGGAAACATGCTTAACACACTTATTTCAATGAAGTGGAag GATATGAGTGAGGAAGATAAACAATTGTGGAATGGCAAAGCATCTGAAGCAATGGATGCATACAAGAAGGAAATGGAGGAATACAACAAATCTATTGTTGCAAAGCTGGAGCAGAAAACCAATGAGTAA
- the LOC25502163 gene encoding protein trichome birefringence-like 23, with the protein MRIDSSFNFNHKNYLIKLLLTLFFSVLAFRLLFFQSLPTLTESQTPPQTSSSLLSDLQQLPLQNQLSPTDTGKCDYFNGDWVPNPLGPIYTNETCDLIESHQNCMKNGRPDREFLYWKWAPTDCELPIFDPQRFLNLMRGKVWALIGDSISRNHVQSLLCTLSKVEKAVLVYHDEGYKSKSWHFPLYNFSMSVIWSPFLVEAAIFEDINGVSSSEVELYLDKLDSKWTDQYLNFDYIIISTGKWFVKSAIYYENDTILGCHGCSSNKNLTDLGFDFAYRKVLKNIFNFIVSSNHKGLILYRTSTPDHFENGEWFSGGTCNRTEPIKEGEMEIKLLLRILRDIELEEFKKAASKASKNGVNLKLADFAPLSLLRPDGHPGPYRQFQPFAKDKNAKVQTDCLHWCLPGPIDSWNDIIMEMVVNG; encoded by the exons atgaggATCgattcttctttcaatttcaacCATAAAAATTACCTCATCAAGTTACTTCTCACTCTTTTCTTCTCTGTACTCGCTTTTCGTCTTCTCTTCTTTCAATCTCTTCCCACTCTCACTGAATCCCAAACCCCAcctcaaacttcatcttctcttcTTTCTGACCTTCAACAACTCCCTCTCCAAAATCAACTCTCTCCCACCGACACTG gtAAATGTGATTATTTTAATGGTGATTGGGTACCAAACCCATTGGGTCCAATTTATACAAATGAAACATGTGACCTGATTGAATCACATCAAAATTGCATGAAAAATGGGAGACCAGACAGAGAATTTTTGTACTGGAAGTGGGCACCTACAGATTGTGAGTTACCTATTTTTGATCCTCAAAGGTTTCTCAACTTGATGCGTGGTAAAGTGTGGGCACTTATTGGTGATTCTATTTCTCGTAACCATGTTCAGTCTTTGCTCTGCACGCTTTCTAAG GTAGAAAAAGCTGTCTTAGTCTACCACGATGAGGGATACAAGTCCAAAAGCTGGCACTTTCCGTTGTACAACTTCAGTATGTCAGTTATTTGGTCACCGTTCCTTGTGGAAGCTGCTATTTTTGAAGACATAAACGGCGTTTCAAGTTCTGAAGTTGAGCTATATCTTGACAAACTGGATAGTAAATGGACAGATCAGTACCTAAACTTCGATTACATTATTATTTCAACGGGAAAGTGGTTTGTCAAATCTGCAATCTACTATGAGAATGACACTATATTGGGCTGTCACGGCTGTTCTAGTAACAAGAACCTGACAGACCTAGGGTTTGACTTTGCATATCGCAAAGTCTTGAAAAATATCTTCAACTTCATAGTATCTTCCAATCACAAGGGCTTAATTTTGTACAGGACATCCACACCTGACCATTTTGAAAATGGAGAGTGGTTTAGCGGTGGAACGTGCAACAGAACTGAGCCGATTAAAGAAGGTGAGATGGAAATTAAGCTTTTGCTTAGGATTCTTCGCGACATCGAGTTAGAAGAGTTTAAAAAGGCAGCCTCTAAAGCTTCAAAAAATGGAGTGAATCTCAAGCTTGCTGATTTTGCACCACTTTCACTTTTGAGACCAGATGGGCATCCGGGTCCATACAGGCAATTTCAACCCTTTGCCAAGGACAAAAATGCTAAAGTTCAGACTGATTGTTTGCATTGGTGCTTACCTGGGCCTATAGACTCTTGGAATGACATCATAATGGAGATGGTTGTTAATGGATAA
- the LOC25502161 gene encoding COP1-interactive protein 1 — protein MVKIDIDPDKEKQLQGAKTEIEDKVKRILKLIKDDKLGENGTRAELTELFKQCICYHDHLEGHNLELRDQISELEMKSKEREEELSAIMKKLENKENASLHAQKNELEEQKIVKSNEASTRAESNTNEVNVLRQEVESLQHQKSDLEVQLVEKSRENSECTIQIQSLKEEVERKTLEQERLTEDKENLTMHIRSLELEMGTIKSKSSEDEEQIKANIQVISHLTQQKLELHDRIAKLEKISDERESELLVFQDKLNKAEEECLVVISTCKEQIKIHKDDQLSMYNEMQKLGQSIEKLKLEMDYIDNQKSVVEEQLRAKDCELNTLKQKVSENEKQIIAYCDHIAKLAQEKLELADKIDHSEKRLATREFEFSALQDKLSEAEEESSGKIVAFTAQVDNLQKDLLSLQKAKEELEHHIEKIREEHAQALTKVDNENNELANKYLDLLRILEERDEEYKHVDSWYSDCQVKLKRAEWKMRKMAEMFLEDIDSKDQMVADLEHQVEELKRDLEEKGDEVSSLLENVMNLEVKLCLSNQEEESFRKVEEKFQQVQRALEDRIATDNEAFHETITSIKKCVNSMISGIDTISSKFSDDCNNYENRISNISYELQVAKESVNEMSREKGQLQTDKNHLLEELQGKKEEGSTLQKEVEKLEAKARKEESEKMNVTATVDELKKTVEELQKLIKEKEEGILDLGEEKREAIRQLCLLIDYHRECNVYLKGIISKTQRGQREA, from the exons ATGGTGAAAATTGACATTGATCCTGATAAAGAAAAGCAGCTTCAGGGAGCTAAAACAG AAATTGAAGACAAAGTAAAAAGGATTTTGAAACTTATTAAAGATGACAAACTTGGCGAAAATGGTACCCGAGCAGAACTAACTGAATTGTTCAAACAATGCATCTGCTATCATGATCATCTGGAGGGGCACAATTTAGAGTTGAGGGACCAAATTTCAGAACTTGAAATGAAGTCcaaagaaagagaagaggaactATCTGCTATCATGAAGAAACTCGAAAATAAGGAGAATGCGTCATTACATGCTCAGAAAAATGAACTGGAAGAGCAGAAGATTGTTAAAAGTAATGAAGCTTCAACTCGGGCCGAAAGCAATACAAATGAGGTGAATGTATTGCGGCAGGAAGTGGAGTCTCTACAACACCAGAAATCTGACTTGGAAGTTCAGCTTGTGGAAAAAAGCCGAGAAAATTCTGAGTGTACGATTCAAATTCAAAGTCTGAAAGAGGAGGTTGAGAGAAAAACCCTGGAGCAAGAGAGACTTACGGAAGATAAAGAAAATTTAAcgatgcatataaggagtctggAATTGGAGATGGGCACTATAAAGAGCAAAAGTAGCGAAGATGAAGAGCAAATAAAGGCCAACATCCAAGTGATTAGTCATCTGACACAGCAGAAGTTGGAGCTACACGACAGAATAgcaaaattagagaaaatatcAGATGAGAGAGAATCGGAGTTATTAGTTTTCCAAGATAAGCTTAATAAGGCAGAGGAAGAATGTTTGGTTGTAATATCTACCTGCAAGGAGCAAATTAAGATTCATAAAGATGATCAGCTTTCCATGTATAATGAGATGCAAAAATTAGGTCAGTCGATCGAAAAGCTGAAATTGGAGATGGATTACATAGACAACCAGAAGAGTGTAGTTGAAGAACAGTTAAGAGCCAAAGACTGTGAGTTGAACACTTTAAAGCAAAAAGTAAGTGAGAACGAAAAGCAAATAATTGCTTACTGTGATCACATCGCTAAACTGGCACAGGAGAAGTTGGAGCTGGCAGACAAAATAGATCATTCAGAGAAAAGATTAGCAACAAGAGAATTTGAGTTCTCTGCACTTCAGGATAAACTTTCCGAGGCAGAGGAAGAGTCGTCAGGAAAAATAGTTGCCTTCACAGCCCAAGTTGATAACCTGCAAAAGGACCTGCTTTCCTTGCAGAAAGCAAAAGAAGAGTTGGAGCACCACATCGAAAAAATCAGAGAAGAACATGCACAGGCCCTCACAAAGGTTGACAATGAAAATAATGAATTAGCCAACAAATACCTAGATCTTTTGAGAATATTGGAAGAACGGGATGAAGAATATAAACACGTTGATAGTTGGTATAGTGACTGTCAGGTCAAACTTAAACGTGCGGAGTGGAAGATGAGAAAAATGGCAGAAATGTTTCTTGAAGACATTGATTCAAAAGATCAGATGGTAGCTGATTTGGAACACCAAGTTGAAGAACTGAAAAGAGACCTGGAAGAGAAAGGAGATGAGGTCAGCTCTTTGCTTGAAAATGTCATGAATCTTGAGGTAAAGCTTTGCCTGTCAAACCAAGAGGAAGAGAGCTTTAGAAAGGTGGAAGAAAAGTTTCAGCAAGTTCAGAGAGCACTTGAAGACAGGATTGCTACTGACAATGAAGCTTTTCATGAAACTATCACAAGTATTAAAAAGTGTGTCAACAGTATGATATCTGGGATAGATACTATAAGCTCTAAATTTTCGGATGACTGCAATAATTATGAGAACCGCATCTCAAACATCTCATACGAGCTTCAGGTTGCAAAAGAATCTGTCAATGAGATGAGTAGGGAAAAGGGGCAGTTACAGACAGATAAAAACCATTTATTGGAGGAGTTGCAGGGTAAAAAGGAAGAGGGATCAACTCTGCAGAAAGAGGTTGAAAAGCTAGAGGCAAAGGCAAGAAAGGAggaatcagagaagatgaatgTGACAGCAACTGTTGATGAACTTAAGAAGACAGTTGAAGAGCTACAGAAGTTgataaaagagaaagaggaaggaATATTGGATTTGGGAGAGGAAAAGAGGGAGGCCATCAGGCAGCTCTGTTTGTTGATTGATTATCACCGCGAGTGTAATGTCTATCTCAAGGGAATCATCTCAAAGACTCAAAGGGGCCAGAGAGAAGCTTAA
- the LOC25502159 gene encoding LOW QUALITY PROTEIN: COP1-interactive protein 1 (The sequence of the model RefSeq protein was modified relative to this genomic sequence to represent the inferred CDS: deleted 2 bases in 2 codons): MGEKLDHLERILATKKSEFSAFQKAKEEMELYYEKIRKEHAKTLAVVDNEKNELANKNMDLQRTLAERADAYQNLNKEYEQVNSLFNEFFVKLEVAERKMEIMAEEFLQGIGSKDQMVADLEHQVEDLKKDLDKKGNNITFLLENVENLGEKLRLSNQNIRDKEQLLSEKGESFRKAEEKFQHDQRALQIRISTAEATMAADNEAFHETITSTKEWFNSVISGIDTVSLNFFDIHKNIENRISHELQVTKEYINKMNKEKRQLQTDKKHLLEELQGKREEELTLREKVEKLEAKARKGESEKMNVTTIVVELKKRVEELEKLMEEKEEGMLNLGEEKREAIRQLCLRIDYHRERNDYLKEFISKTRRGQRAV; the protein is encoded by the exons ATGGGAGAGAAATTAGATCATTTGGAGAGAatattagcaacaaaaaaatctGAGTTCTCTGCCTTCCAGAAAGCAAAAGAAGAAATGGAGCTCTACTATGAAAAAATCAGAAAAGAACATGCAAAAACCCTCGCAGTGGTTGACAATGAAAAGAATGAATTAGCCAACAAAAACATGGATCTTCAGAGAACATTAGCAGAACGAGCAGATGCATATCAGAATTTGAATAAAGAATATGAACAAGTTAACAGTTTGTTTAATGAATTTTTCGTCAAACTTGAGGTTGCAGAGAGGAAGATGGAAATAATGGCGGAAGAGTTTCTTCAAGGCATTGGGTCAAAAGATCAGATGGTTGCTGATTTGGAACACCAAGTTGAAGACCTGAAAAAAGACCTGGACAAGAAAGGAAATAACATCACCTTTTTGCTTGAGAATGTCGAGAATCTTGGGGAAAAGCTTCGCTTGTCAAACCAAAATATCCGGGACAAAGAACAATTGCTAAGTGAAAAGGGAGAGAGCTTTAGAAAGGCAGAAGAAAAGTTTCAGCACGATCAGAGAGCACTTCAAATCAGGATTTCTACTGCAGAAGCAACAATGGCCGCTGACAATGAAGCTTTTCATGAAACTATCACAAGTACTAAAGAGTGGTTCAACAGTGTGATATCTGGAATCGATACTGTAAGcttaaatttttttgacatCCACAAAAATATTGAGAACCGCATCTCACATGAGCTTCAGGTTACAAAAGAATATATCAATAAGATGAACAAGGAAAAGAGGCAGTTACAGACAGATAAAAAA CATTTGTTGGAGGAGCTGCAGGGTAAAAGGGAAGAGGAATTAACTCTGAGGGAAAAGGTTGAAAAGCTAGAGGCAAAGGCAAGAAAGGGGgaa tcagagaagatgaatgTGACAACAATTGTTGTTGAACTTAAGAAGAGAGTTGAAGAGCTAGAGAAGTTGATGGAAGAGAAAGAGGAGGGTATGTTGAACTTGGGAGAGGAAAAGAGGGAGGCCATCAGGCAGCTTTGTTTGCGGATTGATTATCACAGGGAGCGCAATGACTATCTAAAGGAATTCATATCAAAGACTCGCCGGGGCCAGAGAGCAGTGTGA